Below is a window of Xiphophorus maculatus strain JP 163 A chromosome 19, X_maculatus-5.0-male, whole genome shotgun sequence DNA.
CATGACACTCTCCTCAACCATGTTTTAGAATCCTTACttcaaaaatatggaaaatatgaGATTCTACAAGGAAGGAAATAGGAATTGAGTGACATAGACCCAGAAATAGAAACCCGGTTAAAGTTATACATTTCATAAACAGACCAAACCTGTAAAATCTTGGACTTTATTGTTTTCAgacaaacatcaaaacatcCAGTCTCAAGCTATAAACCCCACATGTGCACATTAAAGGATAAAAGCTCCGTTTCAGTAAACAAGATGTAGAATCTTATAGCCAGCTTTCAAATCATGTTCTGGGGTTTTACTCTGTGTCCTGCTGAGCTTCAGAAACTGATGGTTCAGGCTCCACTGGGAGCTTTGCCTCAGTTTCACCCTCaccctcatcatcatcatcatcatcatcatcatcatcatcatcatcatcatcatcagaagtgtcttcagtttttcttgtgATGATGGAGGTTCTGCTGGACCAGGATCAGTTTGACCTTGCTGCCCTTCAGTCTGAGAGCAGCTCAGCGAGGCTGTCCCAGCAGTCCTGCCTTAGCAGCCAGAGCTTCGTTCTGCTGAATGTGATACTCCTGGAAGCGCATGGAGATCCGCTGAGTCATCTTTAGGTACTTCTGCAGGCAGGACTCAGAGCAGCTGGACTGgaagacaaaaaggaaacaaattagAGAAGACAGGAAGTTACCTGGGGCTGGGGATGAacagttcaaatatttttctgaattgCTTTGGTAATCTCACAAACTGTCCTCCCTGAGAAAGCTAAGATCCTTCAAAGTTTGCAGCAAGATGAAGGATCTTGCTACAAGGTTTGCGGCCTGTTGCTGGGAGTGTCATCTCTTCTGCCGTCATCTGTTGGCACAGCAGCCGCAGAGCCAGGGAGCTAAAAAGGCTGAACAATCTGAtcaagaaggctggttctgttctggctCTGTTCTGGGGCTGACTGAACCTCTGGAGGTGATgacgcaaagaaggattctatgtaaaatcaagaaaattatggacaaccctgaccatcctcgTTATGAGACTGTCTTACAAAAACAGAGCATCTTCCGTCAGAAGCTGCTTCAAAGtcactgtaacacagactgctacaagagaGCTTTTCTGCCAACAGCCATTACCATGTACTAAATCTCTTTGAAGAATtagaattaatatgagttataacaacatttaatttcctctgggatcaataaaggatttttaatttgaatgaaGCCTTTAAGCGGCAACTCTTAAAGGGAtagtgttatgtattttccaggcacatagtcccattttatagcataacaaagtaactatgttacctttagtttaatttttttttaaatgatacgcattgaaattgggtctctgtctctttaaaatctcctgctcttctgaaactccaccttcaggaagtcatcacaacatggctcctctattaaccctttaatgacGTTTTTAACaatgttgcactgagaagtaactcatataataaattcagctgatttggagttccaccaggtgtttgctaattgctgctggctagtctgaaggagctgagtggggaaggctgctctgtgaggcagaaactcagaaaatggAGTTCTGAGCAGGAGCTGCGCCTTGGTTCAACCTAAAGCGTTTCGTAccgctgaatggttgccacgagAGATAAAAAGCTTCCTCAAAGATGAATAACAGAATCAAGGTAACACTCCATGTACGTTTTTAATGTCATGCTCAAAAAAGTCCATTTTATATTATATCCtttactgcccctttaattattataaattaaatgtgagATTTCAATATTGATATGACTAGTGACCCCCATAATTCTTAAAAAGTACTCACTGAAATGAATGACAGAAGTATTTTtcatctcttttgttttttaggatAATAAATGGATGTGATAATGGTTACTATAACAACGCATGCCATGAAGTGGTGGTGATGGGGACAACCGGAGGTAAGAGGTAAGGaaagtttctttttacagaatatTTGAGCAACAAGCAAGtaagaaatattacatttgcgTGAATATCATCAGCCCATTAATcattataaattatttgaataaagACTCAAATTAATGTTCCAGTCATTACAAGGGCAACTCTAAGTTTGTTTGATGTGATttgaaggagctcagtgtttcagctgttttgcagttttatggaagtttgttccagattagtggagcataAAGACAATGAACGCCGTTTCTCAATGTTTGGCAGAACCAGACTAGAAACTCATATTATAATCTGAGCTAGCAGGAGCATGTAGGCATTGAATAACAGGGGCCCAGCAGTGAACCCTGGGGTACTCTGTGTGTGATTAGGCAAGTCTCAAACCAGTCAAGTCCTGGACCAGACAGAGTAGATAAACTAATATTTAGCCATTAGCATTGTCCACGAAGAGTGACATAAAATATGGAGATATTTTGACCCCCATATCTGCTCCTCCTAAAGCTGacacaaaaaaaggtttaataCATGTCTGctaatgtttgcaaaaaaaaagtcaagtaaaaaatgtcagctttttttgtttgtttttttttttttttacctcctcaGGCTTCACATCTCTGGTGGTGAAATCTTTGACACAGTCCATGAAGCAGTTCTCCGTTACTTTGTTGTAAGTCCCCAAAAACTCTTTGAACTGCAAGTTAAGCAGAAAATACACTCGTCAGAAGCAAACCATTATTTTCCCAACTTTTACCTCATGCTGAGAAGGGCTAAGTGGCCGtataaaaaggaaagacacTGAACATTTGAGTGATTTTTCTCCAAACGTTCTCTTAGTGGGAAGAGTTGCTCTTCAGCTGTACGAGTTGAAGATTTGGTTCTTTTGTGGAAAAAGGGGCGGGAGGTGTGACAGGCTAAGAACTTTCCTTCGGtttcttttctctaaaaaaacatttcGTTCTATTCTAACTTCTAAGAGTAATTTCAAAACCCGGCATGTCAATCCTCTAACTGGAGCAGGAAAGattaggggtgcactgattgctGTTTTCTGGCTAACCGCAGATATTTTTAAAGGCCTGACCCGCCCATTCAGATTTTGACCAATacctattttttttgtctgaaaagttgctaggTATACCAAGAAAGTCAATAAGTTGGCAATAGTGTGGCGACTATTAAC
It encodes the following:
- the timm9 gene encoding mitochondrial import inner membrane translocase subunit Tim9; the encoded protein is MAVQVTESDQIKQFKEFLGTYNKVTENCFMDCVKDFTTRDVKPEESSCSESCLQKYLKMTQRISMRFQEYHIQQNEALAAKAGLLGQPR